From a region of the Anoplopoma fimbria isolate UVic2021 breed Golden Eagle Sablefish chromosome 16, Afim_UVic_2022, whole genome shotgun sequence genome:
- the LOC129105022 gene encoding potassium voltage-gated channel subfamily E member 2-like has translation MIRPLKTWQKMSASDWSNLTLHLEGSLTSALGHYLDNWRRNMTAAANALDKTLAEENFRNVVWYLAVMIGMFAFIVVAILVSTVKSKRREHSNDPYHQYIKEDWTAQLQHGDVVTNFGAA, from the exons ATGATACGGCCTTTGAAAACCTGGCAGAAG ATGAGTGCATCTGATTGGTCCAACCTGACCCTTCACCTGGAGGGGTCCCTGACCAGCGCTTTAGGTCATTACCTGGACAACTGGAGGCGTAACATGACAGCTGCAGCCAACGCTTTGGACAAGACTCTGGCTGAGGAGAACTTCAGGAACGTCGTCTGGTATCTGGCGGTGATGATTGGCATGTTTGCCTTCATTGTTGTGGCCATCCTGGTAAGCACAGTCAAATCCAAGAGGAGAGAGCACTCTAATGACCCCTACCACCAATACATCAAGGAGGACTGGACTGCTCAGCTACAACATGGCGACGTTGTTACCAACTTTGGAGCTGCATAA